CCAGACAAGAGTTAAGATCAGCTTAACACTTGGATTTTTCATagggtgttaatttttcttagacttgtgacTCGAGGAGCCGGACAAGAGCTAAGGTCAGCTTAACACTCAGATTTTTcataaagtgttaattttttttagtcttgTGGCCCAAGGAGCCGGACAAGAGCTAAGGTCAGCTTAACACTTGGGTATAAGTTATTCCAGTAAAGAAACACAGACTAATGAAACAAGATAGGCCTACAACTGATACAAAAGAAGGCTCTTCCTTTAATAGTAATAACGTCGTaagttgtttacattccaggggcgatGAACTACTCTTCCATCTAAATGTTCTAAACGATAGGCCCCCACACCTGCTACAGGCGTAATTCTATACGGTACTTCCCAATTAGGCCCTAACTTACCCCAGGCAGGATTTCTTGCTGTCCCCACCACTTTTCTTAATACCAAATCTCCTGGTACTAAAGGTCTTGACTTTACTCCTTTGTCATATGTTTGCTTGAGTTTCTGTTGGTAGCTGCCCATCTTCACACTGGCTACTTCCCTTCTTTCTTCAATAGTATTCAAACTATCGCACAGCATATCATGATTGCTCTCAACATTATACTGATCAGATTTCAAGGTGGGAAAGCCTGACTCCAACGGGATTACCGCCTCCATTCCATatgtcattgaaaagggtgtctcgCCTGTTGATCTTTGGGGAGTAGTACGATAAGTCCACAACACATGAGGCAACTCTTCTACCTATCTTCCTTTAGATCGTCTAATCGCTTCTTTGCCAATATGACCTTATTTGTAGCCTCAgcttgaccatttccttgagggtaGGCCTGTGTTGAATATCCATTCCTTATTCCCATATCCGCACAATACCTACGAAAAACCTCGCTATCAAACTAAAGTCCATTATCAGAAATCAAAGTATGCGGGACTCCAAAGCGAGTTacgatattcttccaaataaacttcttagCGTCTGCATCCCTGATGTTAGCTAATGGttcggcttccacccacttagtaaaataatccGTGCCAACAAGGAGCCATCTTCTATTACCAGTTGCCCGAGGAAAAGGTCCGACGATATCCAAGCCCGACttagcaaaaggccatgggctagataatGGATTTAAgactccccctggttgatgaatgtttggtgcaaacctttgacattggtcacacttcctTGTATACTCCTGGGAGGCcttctgcatatttggccaccaatacccttgagtcATGGCTCTGTGGGCTAACAATCTTCCCCCCGTATGACTTCCACATATTCCTTCATGTAGCTCTTCCAATAAAGGCTCAACAGCTTCAGGATGCACGCAGAGCAGATATGGCCCCAAGTAGGAACGTTTATACAATTTACACTCCCCAAAAAGCTAGTAATGGAGGGCACTTCTCCGTACCTTCTCTGCTTACACTTTGTCTTCGGGTAACATACCATGTTGTAAGAAGGTCACAATCAGATCCATTCAGCTCGGGCCAACGTGTATACTGTGAACCCCAACTGCCGAGATACCAGTAAGACTAGAAGTCATCAAGTCCTCTACCATTACCGTCTGTGGTAACTTTGAGCCCAAGGATGTGGCTAACATGGCCAACGAGTCGGCATGAGCATTCTGCTCTCTCGGGATTTGTCTCACTTTGAAGCTTTTAAACGTGACTAACACCCCTTTGACTCGGTCGAGAtacttttttcattctttcatctCTTGCCTCAAATTCTCCATTAACTTGCCCGACGACTAATCTGGAATCACAATAGAGTTCCACTATTTCTCCTCCCAGATGTCTAACCATTTGAGCGCCTGCCAAGAGAGCTTCATACTCgacctcattattagtggctacAAATCCTAGCCATAGTGACTTCTCCATGACTAATTTCTCAGGGGTAATCAACACAATTCCAATCCCTGCTCCCTTTCGGTTAGATGCCCCATCTGTATAAACTTCCCAAAGAAGGACACTCCCAAGCCCAATAGACATTACGGCTAGCATAACATCTTCTTGCTTAATGCCACTTTCCGTGAATTCAGCCACGAAATCGGCAAGAACCTGTCCTTTAATAGCTGTTCGGGGCATATACTTAACATCATAAGCTCCAAGCCtagttccccacttagccaCGCGACCAGTGTAATCAGATTTCCTCATGATAGCTTACAAAGGCAATTGGGTAAGTACCACTATcgtatgggcttgaaaataatAGGGAAGCTTCCTTGTTGCATGTACGACGGCTAGAAGAGCCTTTTCCAAAGGTAAATATCGCTGCTCGGCCTCTTGCAAGGATTTACTAATGTAATATACCGGTTTTTGAATTCCATCATCATTCTGTACTAGGACAAGACTTACAGCATAGTCCGTGACTGCCAAATAGGCATACAACACCTCTTCCTTCTCTGGCCGTGATAGTATTGGCGGATTCGCCAAATATTGcttcaaatcctcaaaagtcaaATTACACTCATCCGTCCACTGGAAATCTCTCCATTTATGCAAAAGGTGATAAAAATGTCGGCACCTGTCCGTAGATCGCGATATAAACCGATTCAATGCCGCAAAAATTCCAATTAGCTTTTGTACCTCCTTAGGATTCCAAGGAGGATGCAACCCTAAGATAGCCTTGATTTgatcaggattaacttcaattccccggtgcGTTATCATATACCCGAGGAACTTTCCCGAACTTACTCAAAAGGAGCACTTGGAAGCATTCAAACGCAATTTATACCTCCTAAGGACTGAGAAGGTTTCTTGTAAGTCCCTCAAATGGTCCCCTACTTTCTTACTTTTAATCACCATGTCATTGATATATGCTTCCATATTATGCCCCAACTGCaactcaaacattctagtcaccaTCCTTTGATAAGTGGAGCCTGCATTCTtaagaccaaagggcattactcgATAATGGTAATTGCCATTAAGAGCATGAAAAGatgtcttctcctgatcactcAATGACATAGGTATCtgatgataaccttgaaaagcatccaagaaactcatccggggatgcccaacagttgcatccaccaactgatcaattCTCGGAATAGGGAAAGAATCCTTTGGACATGCCCTATTCAAATCAGTGAAATCGACGcaaactctccactttccgttcttctttttaaccacaacagTGTTAGCAAGCCACTCAGGATAAAAGATTTCCTTGATTGCCCCCGCTTGCTTTAACTTGTTAACCTCCTCTTTAACTGCTTCGGCATGCTTTTGGGACGCACGCCGAGGAGGCTACTTACGGGGCACTACGTTGGGACTAACATTCAAATAGTGACAAATGAATTCTGGATCAATTCTCGGGACGTCATAGgtcgtccatgcaaaaacatcaatgttatccTTTAAGAACTTAACTAATTCCTCCCTTTCCGGTACTGGTAATTGGAATCccacctaaaaatatttctcCTTACCTTCTCCTTACCTTCTCCTATAAATATCTTGTCTAGTTCTTTAGCGAAACCTCCATCCGCATCGATACCCATCCCCCAAGCAGGTTTCTTTAATTGCTATAACACTTTCGGAGTCACCCCCGTTAATGAACCTTGCCCTGTTCTAATACTTGCAGACATCAGACACTACCTGACTACCGACTGACTGCCGTGTAATATTCCCACCCTTCCTTGGATAGGATATTTCACCATTACGTGCAAAGTTGAAGAAACTGCCCCCATTGCATGGAGCTAAGGCCTAGCCAGAATGGCCGTGTAAGGTGAATACGCCCTGACTACTATGAAGTTAACCTAGACCTCTGTATCCTTAACCTGTATATGCAGCCTAATCATCCCCCGCGGAATCACCTGTTTCCCATCAAAACCTACTAACGGGGAATCATACTTCTCCAAATCCTCTTCTTTCAACTTTAAACCATTAAACAAGTCGGGATACATAATTTTtgcaccacttccatcatccaccaagactcATTTTACGTCATATCCCCCAATACAAATAGTTACTACCAatgcatcatcatggggttgacATGTTCCCTCCTTATCTTCCTCAGAAAAACCCAACACTGGCGTCGCCGAGAACCTCATTCTTTTAGCCAGTTGATTGCTTCCCTCCATGACTTCGTTTCCAAAACTACTATGCACAGACATGATCCGAGAAGGGTCCTCGGCTTCTCTTCTCGGCTGCGCCAAAATAACGTTAATGGTGCCTAATGCTGGCAGAGGAATATATCCATGATACATTCGCGTACCTTGATGTCCAACTTGCCCGTCCAGCCTAGACAAGAAATGATTGAGCTTTCCTGCCTTGGCTAATTGGTTCAAATGGTCATGCAACATCCGACACTCTTCTATGGTATGTCCCTTGTCTTGATGATAATgacaatgaagattttgattcctcaaagatgcatctccactcatcTTGTTAGGTTGTCTAAAGTATGGTTCGTCTCGTATTTTCTCCAATATGTGATGTACAAGCTCCTTGAATAGTGAAGTAACCAAAGGAGTTTCAGCTGGCAATGGACGACTTGGAAAGTCTCGCCTAGGCCGACTGCCTTGATACCCCATTCCCCGAAGATCTTTTTTCTCCGGATATAACTTCgcttttcctttgctttgaaTCTGGTCCTCCTCCACCCGTTTATATTTGTCTATATGGTCCATAAGCTAGTGCATGTCTACAGCTGCCTTCattgtcaaggacttcctcaatcCGTGCTCCGTGGGAAGCCCCACCTTAAAAGTTCTTACAGCCACATTTTCAACATCTCcgtcaatttcattatacatttccCAATACCGATTGGAATAAGTTTTGAGCGTTTCTCCTTCCCTTATGGTCATAGACAGTAATGCATCCAAGGGTTTTGGGATCCTACTACAAGTTATGAACCAAGCCCCGAATGCCCTTGTCAACTCTTCAAAGGACTTTAGGGAACCTTCcgccaaagcatcaaaccatcGCATGGCCACTAGTCCCAAACTGGAAGGAAACACTCTGCACATCAACGCTTCATTATTCGAATAGACTgccatcttttaattaaaatgactGACATGTTCTACAGGATCAGTCCTGCcattataaatagtaaatataagTTGAGAAAATCTGTGGGGGAGTTTTGCCTTATTTATCCTGCCCACGAAAGGGGATTTAGAGATTTGCCTTAaggctttacccattgcatcattCCCCTCACCTTGGTATGTCCCATTTTCACCTTGCGTCTCCTCCCGCCTCTTTGCCCTAGCACCCGAAGAAGTACTCAAACGGGCCTCACTGTGAAGAGACTCAGATGCTTGAGGTTCCTTTCCTCCTCGTTTTTCCTTGGAGCTATCACTGGAAGAGTAAGACGGGCTCTTCCTACCACACTTCTTACGATCTAAGCGCTTGCGCAGATAATCTATCTCGGATTGCATTTGCTGCAACACATCATCACGAGACATTTGCCTTTCAGTCGGTGATCATTGCCCAGCCACTTGATCACTACGATATGATTCCACCACCACACTTGGGGTGTGTTTCTTTCCAACTCCCCGCTGCATATTTATAGTTAGGTTTCCCCTTTGTGAACCTACTGATTCTTCCCTTTCCTGATTCACCTCCGCCATTCACCTTTAAACCAGAACGCCCCACTTtattgttcccacagacggcaccaattgtaaggaccaaaaatcacgTACAAGACTAACAATAACAGCGTTTTATAACTAAAGGTccaaaaacaatgaatttgtagagagggtatcaacaacaaagttttagacgttcttttcttttctacctgtgtctctcctctcttatttatacccttTACCCTTACTATCTCAGCCCTACACCTCTCATCTACTCAACCCCCTTTACTGACacttgtccattcccttgtagtCGATAATGGAGAGAAGCTTTAGCTCTGTGctttgtactgttcaggtcatttccacattaatgcaacggataaagCTGGTACTCCTTATTCAATGCGGTCAGAATGCTtggtgcagaacattcaatgcaacaTTCATAGTTATCCACCCCAacccagatatttgcaatataccACATACATCACCAATCTATCTTTCGTCCTTTTCCAGACCATCCCACTTCATCCTCAGGCCCTTGACTTTTATTCTCCTCTACTTCTTATGCCGTCCAGTATGTTTTCGGGTCTTTAGATCTTCGGGTCCTCGGGTCCTTACAGATAGTATTCAAGAATAACCTaaatatttgactttttgacaTAATCTTTCCATGTTCTTACGAAGAACCAAGACCAATTTTGGTTCCTAACTGAGTCCAACACTAAAAATGACAATATGAAGATATAATTCATGTAAATGCATGAGCCTCAAGTtacaaatttgttttcttttttaagtggCTAGGTACTTTAATTTAGATGAAATATATAGCTACTCTTATCTTAGGTTCTAAAGGGTAAAAGATTTCGTAGTGGTTCTGAGCAATTAATAAGGGGATAGATTAAACTTGGGGATTTATTTCGGGAACTACTAATTAACCTTATAATTGAGGTGGATGACCAGATTTAGGCAGATAGATATCACTCGTAATGGAAGCAActaatgatttttgtttttttagtgcTATGGTTTCAAATTGCAATTTGAACACTTGTAACTTTGTCCACTCTCATAGAAAAAGCGTGCAGACCTTTTGGCAAAAAAAGGCCATGATTTGAATAGATTTGTGTTATTTGTATTGACCCAGCTCATTTTCTTGTAGGtcaattattgaaaatatatagtTGCCAGACGTATACCCCAAACAATTTTGTGAAAGTTAACTTAAATATGATTTCAAGTAATATTTTCACCCAAAAGTAAAAAGATCGGGTAAGATTGAAGTAGGTTGAAAATAGATCCAaatgttgataaaatattagttcttggaaaatctaattttaaacCCAATGTGTTCTAAAAGTTcttataccatttttttaaaaatcttattttaggCCCCACGCACTTTAATCTGTAAATAATGGAAATAGTGGATTTATTGCACAAGTTTGTTATGAATTCCCCGTATATAATCGAATCTAAATCTTCTATCTCTCTTTTCTTACTTTACTCCATACAATTATAGATTATAATATCAAATCACAATAGCAATAATAACACAGCAATAAACATGCAACACAAAAGTTATAACTAATGAAGAACCTCTTCAAAGGAAAAACCACTCTAGAGATCTATCTAATCTccttaaaaaattcaatatataaaaagaaacatttaTGATAGTCTATACTCGCATAACATTTGCAATCCTAAACTCTCTATGTAAATTATACAAACAATATGTTTGCCTTCCTAGACACCACGATAGTTGTAGAACCATGGGCGCcgctaaaaattttaaaaaattattttatataatgtataagtataaaaaactttaaatatttagctaaaaaaatagaagttggCCCCCCAAATGGTTAAGTTAGTTCAATGATGCTCTTGAAAACCAATAGAATTTGTCAATTGATCTAATAGTTATAGAAACaagatagtttttattttttctaatttgttttttgtacaTGTTTAATATCAAACTAGACAGATTTTGTATACAGTTTAAAAGATACTAAATTCccctaaaatattattttgcaaatataaatatgtgaaagttgttaattttatatacaatacATGTAGACATATGGCTTGAATTTAGGGGCTTTTTATGCACATACATGATCTATATGGGAGTAAGTCCACTATAAGTGGAATTGTTCTTTGCCTAGTTTAAATTGAACTAGGACTCTTTGTTTTGGATGGCTTGTCATTTGGTGCACATGGACACAAGGAAATTGCATTACAAATTCTATTGCTCGAAGGACTTGCATGTTTGCCGACTTGAATATCCTATATAAACAGAATGTGTTGCGGAAAATTTagagttttgtgtgtgtgagaaaaagaggctttcttttgtttggttcttTAATATTTGTGGGTTGCAATTTGGAATAGTAAGAGAGGTTTGTTACTGCTTGGTTTTGGTTCTGCAATTTGGTGATTTGCTATTTCTTTGTGCGTTGCAacttttggatttgatttgtgGTTTTCTCTTTGGTTTGTGGGCAATTCTCATTTAGTATTTGGTATTCGTATTTGGTATTTGTGAACCTTTGGttctttggttttgtatttGTGAGAAAGAGCTATTTGGGTGAATttgagatttgggtttgtgagagTGCCTCTACaccaatttgtaattttgtataatCTCAAATTtgttatagtaaaatttgtttgtTGTCACCCATGAATTTAAGCTATTGCTGAACCATGTAAATCTTGGTGTTTTGTGTCcattttcttttggattaattttctttgtttccaTTAATTGTTTGAGATCTTTCTCaatcttaaaatattttcacaatcaatcTTGGTAAATTTGAGCTTCCGGTATTGtacaacaatatatttataaattatgaccTACTCTAGTACCataatattaatgtttatatttGTGTATGTGTATTTACATATGTGTGTGATGGTTTATCTTAGTAAATTTGACTGGAGACtaatatattaataacaaaatttggCCACCtcaaacaaaaaatcctagCTGTGCCATTATAGAACCTCTTAAATCTCTTAACAATGATCTTCTCCGTGAACAAATTAACCTAGTTCGCATGAACAAGAACCTCTGGTACTCCAACAAACTTCTCATAGATTTGTAGCAACACTGAACTCATTGGGTTTAAACTCTGTAGTTTCACAAACAGTTTAAAGCTCAAGTTGTGTAG
This genomic stretch from Castanea sativa cultivar Marrone di Chiusa Pesio chromosome 1, ASM4071231v1 harbors:
- the LOC142631932 gene encoding uncharacterized protein LOC142631932 produces the protein MEAVIPLESGFPTLKSDQYNVESNHDMLCDSLNTIEERREVASVKMGSYQQKLKQTYDKGVKSRPLVPGDLVLRKVVGTARNPAWGKLGPNWEVPYRITPVAGVGAYRLEHLDGRVVHRPWNVNNLRRYYY
- the LOC142631971 gene encoding uncharacterized protein LOC142631971, which gives rise to MDHIDKYKRVEEDQIQSKGKAKLYPEKKDLRGMGYQGSRPRRDFPSRPLPAETPLVTSLFKELVHHILEKIRDEPYFRQPNKMSGDASLRNQNLHCHYHQDKGHTIEECRMLHDHLNQLAKAGKLNHFLSRLDGQVGHQGTRMYHGYIPLPALGTINVILAQPRREAEDPSRIMSVHSSFGNEVMEGSNQLAKRMRFSATPVLGFSEEDKEGTCQPHDDALLKEEDLEKYDSPLVGFDGKQIPMSLSDQEKTSFHALNGNYHYRVMPFGLKNAGSTYQRMVTRMFELQLGHNMEAYINDMVIKSKKVGDHLRDLQETFSVLRRYKLRLNASKCSF